A part of Nocardioides sp. WS12 genomic DNA contains:
- a CDS encoding carboxyl transferase domain-containing protein produces the protein MPQVSRIAIVNRGEAAMRLIHAVRDLNARDTSRGEVIRTIAFHTDVDAGSAFVREADEVYLLGAAADRPYLDLAVLEQALVESGADAAWVGWGFVAEDPAFAELCDRLGVTFIGPSADAMRKLGDKIGSKLIAEEVGVPVAPWSRSGVNTLEDALASADQVGYPLMLKATAGGGGRGIRKVTSREELTDAYQRTRDEAQRAFGSGIVFLEKLVTDARHVEVQVIADGQGTAWAIGVRDCSVQRRNQKVIEESASPLLTETQTADVKASAERLANAVGYAGAGTVEFLYHPGDQAFAFLEVNTRLQVEHPITEEVTGTDLVALQIQVARGIPLTGERPSERGHAVEARLNAEDPDRDFAPSPGRISRLEFPTGPGIRVDTGVGEGDTIPADFDSMIAKVIAWGADREQALARLRRAMGETTVVIDGGATNKSFILDLLDQPEVTTGTPSWADTGWIDRVRGEGRLQAARHSGVALVAAAIEVYAEEENAEIARFLQVAHGGRPHVQRDPSRTFELKLRGSTYGLTVNQTGPSRYRVTVAGGGAVRTVTAVLDRIDDVHGRLTVDGARFRLVTATHGPVQMVEVNDVMHRVSRDEGGVVRSPAPALVVATPLAVGDEVAAGQPVMVLESMKMETALYAPFTGRVKELLVRVGSQVETGMPLVRLEPTGDADAEEANAAPAAELDLPEPVSSSEPDSIAVLSGQLMGYDVAPDQRGRLLANYLSSAQPPTLGAEMDLLALFADFAELSRNRPAGDEPHTELRVHSSREYFHTYLSSLDPERGALPEHFRDKLQRVLAHYGITDLERTPELERAVFRVFLAQQHPSDVDVAVGVLQRWLGNPPPAADDAVAARALLDRLVRATQLRFAVVGDLARSIRFAWFDQPLVDDERRTVLEGVAAEVTALADLAAPERDARIDALTEIPEPLVGFLRDRLVDGLPEREPLLEVLIRRHYLEYDLHDLTLSAPEEYAGRPVVHAEYATDEKGATRVVSTIGDVSELADAEGPLGAAIRSALTEDHDDVVEIYLRWPDAPADPDVASAEAAKLLAAHDFAGRVRRVSVVVCPAAPQQIGYYTFRAEEGGFEARSARTSTTELVEDTLIRGMHPMVGRRLNLSRLSEFDVTRLDAPDDVLLYECVAKSNRADRRLVAAAQVRQLAVVRDEEGRVIAVPHAERAIENCLEAIRRVRTARGREGTKLDVNHVWVTVWPVIEADLDQLTALQGKITPLSEGAGIEEVLAEGRIAGPDGTPVPVAIRFHAKPGAGVVADVITPPTEPLAPLDEYTGKVLRARRRGLVYPYELESVLAGGGSLVEYDFDANGLLSPVDRPRGQNSAALLVAVVTTPTKLYPEGIKRVVLCGDPIKSLGALSEPECARVIAAIDLADELDVPLEWFAVSAGARISMESGTENMDWVADALRRIVQFTQAGGEINIVVAGINVGAQPYWNAEATMLMHTKGILVMTPDSAMVLTGKQSLDFSGGVSAEDNFGIGGYDRVMGPNGQAQYWVPDLAGAFGVLMSHYEHTYVLPGEAGPRRAPSTDPVDRDITTHPHEGDFTTVGEIFSAVHNPDRKRPFDIRTVMRALADADHEMLERWAGMADADTAVVVGTRIGGYPVSLIGIESKPVPRAGFPPTDGPDTYTAGTLFPRSSKKVARAINAASGNRPVVVLANLSGFDGSPESMRNLQLEYGAEIGRAIVNFRGPIVFCVISRYHGGAFVVFSKRLNPSMTVLAIEGSFASVLGGAPAAAVVFAAEVAKRAAADPRVAALEERIDSAEDGERGLLVVELADLRAQLRADKIAEVAAEFDGVHNIHRAVEVGSVDEVIAASDLRPKVIATIERGLTQG, from the coding sequence GTGCCACAGGTCTCGCGAATCGCCATTGTCAACCGCGGAGAAGCCGCCATGCGGCTCATCCACGCCGTTCGTGACCTCAACGCACGGGACACGTCCCGTGGCGAGGTCATCCGAACCATTGCGTTCCACACCGACGTCGACGCCGGATCGGCGTTCGTCCGTGAGGCAGACGAGGTGTACCTGCTCGGAGCAGCGGCCGACCGTCCCTACCTCGACCTCGCGGTCCTGGAGCAGGCGCTCGTCGAGTCCGGGGCCGACGCGGCCTGGGTCGGCTGGGGCTTCGTGGCCGAGGACCCGGCATTCGCTGAACTGTGCGACCGGCTGGGCGTGACCTTCATCGGTCCGAGCGCCGACGCGATGCGCAAGCTCGGCGACAAGATCGGCTCGAAGCTGATCGCCGAAGAGGTCGGCGTCCCCGTCGCGCCGTGGAGCCGCAGCGGTGTCAACACCCTCGAGGACGCGCTGGCCAGCGCTGACCAGGTGGGCTACCCGCTCATGCTGAAGGCCACCGCAGGTGGCGGTGGACGGGGCATCCGCAAGGTGACCTCCCGCGAGGAACTCACCGACGCCTACCAGCGGACCCGCGACGAGGCGCAGCGTGCGTTCGGCAGCGGCATCGTTTTCCTCGAGAAGCTGGTGACCGACGCCCGCCACGTCGAGGTCCAGGTGATCGCCGACGGCCAGGGCACCGCCTGGGCAATCGGCGTGCGGGACTGCTCCGTGCAGCGCCGCAACCAGAAGGTCATCGAGGAGTCCGCCTCCCCGCTGCTCACCGAGACCCAGACTGCCGACGTCAAGGCGTCCGCGGAGCGGCTGGCCAACGCCGTCGGGTACGCCGGCGCGGGCACCGTCGAGTTCCTGTACCACCCCGGGGACCAGGCGTTCGCGTTCCTCGAGGTCAACACCCGCCTGCAGGTCGAACACCCGATCACCGAAGAGGTGACCGGCACCGACCTGGTGGCGCTGCAGATCCAGGTCGCACGGGGCATCCCGCTCACCGGCGAGCGACCGTCCGAGCGCGGCCACGCCGTCGAGGCCCGGCTCAACGCCGAGGACCCCGACCGCGACTTCGCGCCGTCCCCCGGCCGGATCAGCCGCCTCGAGTTCCCCACCGGCCCGGGCATCCGGGTCGACACCGGGGTGGGCGAGGGCGACACGATCCCCGCCGACTTCGACTCGATGATCGCCAAGGTGATCGCCTGGGGCGCCGACCGCGAGCAGGCGCTGGCCCGGTTGCGTCGAGCAATGGGCGAGACCACCGTCGTCATCGACGGCGGTGCCACCAACAAGAGCTTCATCCTGGACCTCCTCGACCAGCCCGAGGTCACCACCGGTACGCCCTCGTGGGCCGACACTGGCTGGATCGACCGGGTGCGTGGCGAGGGTCGTCTGCAGGCCGCCCGTCACTCCGGCGTCGCCCTCGTTGCCGCCGCCATCGAGGTGTACGCCGAAGAGGAGAACGCCGAGATCGCGCGCTTCCTCCAGGTCGCCCACGGTGGTCGCCCGCACGTCCAGCGTGACCCCTCGCGCACCTTCGAACTGAAGTTGCGCGGGTCGACGTACGGCCTCACCGTCAACCAGACTGGACCGTCGCGCTACCGCGTCACCGTCGCCGGCGGCGGCGCGGTGCGCACTGTCACCGCGGTGCTGGACCGCATTGACGACGTCCACGGCCGACTCACCGTCGACGGCGCCCGCTTCCGGCTGGTGACGGCCACCCACGGCCCCGTCCAGATGGTCGAGGTCAACGACGTGATGCACCGGGTGAGCCGGGATGAAGGCGGCGTCGTCCGCTCGCCCGCGCCCGCCCTGGTGGTCGCGACGCCTCTGGCTGTCGGCGACGAGGTCGCCGCCGGACAGCCGGTGATGGTGCTGGAGTCGATGAAGATGGAGACGGCGCTGTACGCGCCGTTCACCGGTCGGGTCAAGGAATTGCTGGTCCGGGTCGGCAGCCAGGTCGAGACGGGTATGCCGCTGGTGCGGCTCGAACCGACCGGGGACGCGGATGCTGAGGAAGCGAACGCAGCGCCGGCCGCCGAGCTCGACCTGCCGGAGCCGGTGTCCTCCAGCGAGCCCGACAGCATTGCGGTGCTCTCCGGCCAGTTGATGGGGTACGACGTCGCGCCGGACCAGCGCGGAAGGCTGCTCGCCAACTACCTCTCCTCGGCCCAGCCGCCGACGCTGGGCGCCGAGATGGACCTGCTGGCGCTGTTCGCCGACTTCGCCGAGCTCAGCCGCAACCGCCCGGCGGGGGACGAGCCGCACACCGAGCTGCGGGTGCACAGTTCGCGCGAGTACTTCCACACCTACCTGAGCAGCCTCGACCCCGAGCGCGGCGCACTGCCGGAACACTTCCGTGACAAGTTGCAGCGGGTCCTGGCCCACTACGGAATCACCGACCTCGAGCGGACCCCCGAGCTCGAGCGCGCGGTGTTCCGCGTCTTCCTCGCCCAGCAGCACCCGTCCGACGTCGACGTCGCGGTCGGCGTCCTGCAGCGCTGGCTGGGCAACCCGCCGCCGGCTGCGGACGATGCCGTTGCGGCGCGGGCCCTGCTCGACCGACTGGTGCGCGCCACGCAGCTGCGCTTCGCCGTGGTCGGCGACCTCGCGCGGTCGATCCGGTTCGCCTGGTTCGACCAGCCGCTGGTCGATGACGAGCGCCGTACCGTGCTCGAAGGGGTGGCCGCCGAGGTCACCGCGCTCGCCGACCTGGCTGCCCCCGAGCGGGACGCCCGGATCGATGCGCTCACCGAGATCCCCGAGCCGTTGGTCGGCTTCCTCCGCGACCGGTTGGTCGACGGATTGCCGGAGCGGGAGCCGTTGCTGGAGGTGCTGATCCGTCGGCACTACCTGGAGTACGACCTGCACGACCTGACCCTCAGCGCACCCGAGGAGTACGCCGGACGCCCGGTCGTGCACGCCGAGTACGCCACCGACGAGAAGGGCGCGACGCGCGTCGTCTCCACGATCGGCGACGTGTCCGAGCTCGCTGACGCAGAAGGCCCGCTCGGCGCGGCCATCCGATCGGCCCTCACCGAGGACCACGACGACGTCGTCGAGATCTACCTGCGGTGGCCGGACGCCCCTGCGGACCCGGACGTCGCCTCGGCCGAAGCGGCCAAGTTGCTGGCCGCGCACGACTTCGCTGGCCGCGTCCGTCGCGTCTCCGTCGTCGTCTGCCCGGCCGCGCCGCAACAGATCGGCTACTACACGTTCCGTGCCGAGGAGGGTGGTTTCGAGGCTCGCTCCGCTCGCACCTCAACCACCGAGTTGGTGGAAGACACCCTGATCCGCGGCATGCACCCGATGGTCGGACGCCGGCTCAACCTGTCGCGTCTGTCGGAGTTCGACGTCACGCGTCTCGACGCCCCCGACGACGTCCTGCTCTACGAGTGCGTCGCCAAGTCCAACCGGGCCGACCGCCGCCTGGTCGCCGCCGCGCAGGTCCGCCAGCTCGCGGTCGTCCGCGACGAAGAAGGCCGCGTCATCGCCGTACCTCATGCCGAGCGCGCCATCGAGAACTGCCTCGAGGCGATCCGGCGGGTGCGTACGGCGCGGGGCCGCGAGGGCACCAAGCTCGACGTCAACCACGTGTGGGTCACCGTGTGGCCGGTCATCGAGGCCGACCTCGACCAGCTCACCGCGCTGCAGGGCAAGATCACGCCGCTCAGCGAGGGTGCGGGGATCGAAGAGGTTCTCGCCGAGGGCCGCATCGCCGGTCCGGACGGCACGCCCGTGCCGGTGGCGATCCGGTTCCACGCCAAGCCCGGCGCGGGCGTGGTCGCCGACGTGATCACTCCGCCGACCGAGCCGCTGGCGCCGCTCGACGAGTACACCGGCAAGGTGCTGCGGGCTCGTCGCCGCGGGCTGGTCTACCCCTACGAACTGGAGTCCGTGCTGGCCGGCGGTGGTTCGCTGGTCGAGTACGACTTCGACGCCAACGGCCTGCTGTCTCCGGTCGACCGCCCGCGCGGGCAGAACTCCGCTGCCCTGCTCGTCGCGGTCGTCACCACCCCGACGAAGCTGTACCCCGAGGGGATCAAGCGGGTCGTGCTCTGCGGCGATCCGATCAAGTCCCTCGGTGCGCTCTCAGAGCCCGAGTGCGCCCGCGTGATCGCAGCGATCGACCTGGCGGACGAGCTGGACGTACCGCTGGAGTGGTTTGCCGTCTCGGCCGGTGCCCGGATCTCCATGGAGAGCGGCACCGAGAACATGGACTGGGTCGCGGATGCGCTGCGCCGGATCGTGCAGTTCACCCAGGCCGGTGGCGAGATCAACATCGTCGTCGCCGGGATCAACGTCGGCGCCCAGCCGTACTGGAACGCCGAAGCCACCATGCTGATGCACACCAAGGGCATCCTGGTGATGACGCCGGACAGCGCGATGGTGCTGACGGGCAAGCAGTCACTGGACTTCTCCGGTGGGGTGTCGGCCGAGGACAACTTCGGCATCGGCGGCTATGACCGCGTCATGGGCCCGAACGGCCAGGCGCAGTACTGGGTGCCCGACCTCGCTGGTGCCTTCGGCGTGCTGATGTCGCACTACGAGCACACCTACGTCCTGCCCGGCGAGGCCGGACCGCGACGCGCGCCGTCGACCGACCCGGTCGATCGCGACATCACCACGCACCCCCACGAGGGTGACTTCACCACCGTCGGCGAGATCTTCTCCGCGGTGCACAACCCTGACCGCAAGCGGCCCTTCGACATCCGCACCGTGATGCGGGCGCTGGCCGACGCCGACCACGAGATGCTCGAGCGCTGGGCCGGCATGGCCGACGCCGACACCGCCGTGGTCGTCGGCACCCGCATCGGTGGGTACCCCGTCAGCCTGATCGGGATCGAGTCCAAGCCCGTTCCGCGCGCAGGGTTCCCGCCCACCGACGGACCCGACACCTACACCGCGGGCACGCTGTTCCCGCGGTCGTCGAAGAAGGTCGCCCGAGCGATCAACGCCGCATCGGGCAACCGGCCGGTCGTTGTCCTCGCGAACCTGTCGGGCTTCGACGGGTCACCGGAGTCGATGCGCAACCTGCAGCTCGAGTACGGCGCCGAGATCGGTCGCGCGATCGTCAACTTCCGCGGCCCGATCGTCTTCTGCGTGATCTCCCGCTACCACGGTGGTGCGTTCGTGGTGTTCTCCAAGCGGCTGAACCCGTCGATGACCGTGCTGGCCATCGAGGGCTCCTTCGCCTCCGTGCTCGGTGGCGCCCCGGCGGCAGCCGTGGTGTTCGCAGCCGAGGTCGCCAAGCGGGCCGCCGCCGACCCCCGGGTCGCGGCACTCGAGGAGCGGATCGACAGCGCCGAGGACGGCGAGCGAGGCCTACTGGTCGTCGAACTGGCTGACCTGCGTGCCCAGTTGCGTGCGGACAAGATCGCCGAGGTCGCCGCCGAGTTCGACGGCGTCCACAACATCCACCGTGCCGTCGAGGTCGGCTCGGTGGACGAGGTGATCGCGGCCAGCGACCTGCGCCCGAAGGTGATCGCGACGATCGAACGCGGTCTCACACAGGGGTGA
- a CDS encoding LLM class F420-dependent oxidoreductase, with the protein MRNGIVLFTSDRGITPADLAKAAEERGFDTIYVPEHTHIPVRRDALHPTGGEDLPDDRYLRTLDPWVSLATCAAVTTKIGLSTAVSLPVESDPITLAKTLATLDHLSGGRVTIGAGFGWNTDELTDHHVPAEKRRTVLKEYLEAMRALWTQEEASYDGEFVSFGPSWAYPKPPQGQIPVIIGAGAGPKTFAWIAAHADGWMTTPTTSDVAANADKLRKAWADAGREGQPDVRILVAKRPEAEDFADWMAAGASELIWGVPDSDETAVMKYLDKLAGRLGLG; encoded by the coding sequence ATGCGCAACGGCATCGTCCTCTTCACTTCCGACCGCGGCATCACGCCGGCCGATCTCGCCAAGGCCGCCGAGGAGCGGGGCTTCGACACGATCTACGTGCCCGAACACACCCACATCCCCGTCCGGCGCGACGCGCTGCACCCGACGGGCGGCGAGGACCTCCCCGACGACCGCTACCTGCGCACCCTCGACCCGTGGGTGTCGCTGGCCACCTGCGCGGCGGTCACGACGAAGATCGGCCTGTCCACCGCGGTCTCGCTCCCGGTCGAGTCCGACCCGATCACCCTGGCCAAGACCCTCGCCACGCTCGACCACCTGTCCGGCGGCCGGGTCACCATCGGCGCGGGCTTCGGCTGGAACACCGACGAGTTGACCGACCACCACGTGCCCGCGGAGAAGCGTCGTACCGTCCTCAAGGAGTACCTCGAGGCGATGCGGGCGCTGTGGACCCAGGAAGAGGCGTCGTACGACGGCGAGTTCGTCTCGTTCGGACCGAGCTGGGCCTACCCCAAGCCCCCGCAGGGCCAGATCCCCGTGATCATCGGCGCCGGTGCCGGCCCGAAGACCTTCGCCTGGATCGCCGCCCACGCGGACGGCTGGATGACGACGCCCACGACGAGCGATGTCGCCGCCAACGCCGACAAGCTCCGCAAGGCCTGGGCCGACGCAGGCCGCGAGGGCCAGCCGGACGTGCGGATCCTGGTGGCGAAGCGGCCCGAGGCCGAGGACTTCGCCGACTGGATGGCGGCGGGGGCCTCCGAGCTGATCTGGGGTGTCCCCGACTCCGACGAGACGGCGGTCATGAAGTACCTCGACAAGCTGGCCGGCCGCCTGGGGCTCGGATGA
- a CDS encoding SDR family oxidoreductase, producing the protein MPKPVHPDRRPAVVAGASSGIGAETAKALAAAGFPVALGARRVDKLEELAAEIRTAGGEAFVHALDVASTESVDKFAAAVATELGEAEVVVCNAGLLAPGSVVEATTEQLAAEFDVNVLGAHRLIRAFGTGMVERQRGDLVFISSDTALRARPFMRGYSATKSGLEGLVEALQMELEGSGVRASVVRPGPTWSEMGSDWDADAGAKVLTEWIKWGHARHSHFLKATAIADAIVTVVSAPRGVHISPVDVNPEAPLEKR; encoded by the coding sequence ATGCCCAAGCCCGTCCACCCCGACCGCCGTCCCGCCGTCGTCGCCGGTGCGTCCTCGGGGATCGGCGCCGAGACGGCGAAGGCGCTGGCTGCCGCCGGCTTCCCGGTGGCGCTCGGCGCGCGCCGGGTCGACAAGCTCGAGGAGCTGGCCGCTGAGATCCGGACCGCCGGTGGTGAGGCGTTCGTGCACGCGCTCGACGTCGCGTCGACCGAGTCCGTCGACAAGTTCGCTGCCGCGGTCGCCACCGAGCTAGGTGAAGCCGAGGTCGTGGTCTGCAATGCGGGACTGCTCGCTCCCGGCAGCGTCGTCGAGGCCACAACGGAGCAGCTCGCCGCGGAGTTCGACGTCAACGTCCTGGGCGCCCACCGCCTGATCCGCGCCTTCGGCACGGGGATGGTCGAGCGGCAGCGTGGCGACCTCGTCTTCATCTCCTCCGACACGGCGCTGCGGGCCCGACCCTTCATGCGGGGCTACAGCGCCACCAAGTCCGGTCTGGAGGGACTGGTCGAGGCGCTCCAGATGGAGCTCGAGGGCTCCGGGGTGCGCGCATCGGTCGTGCGCCCGGGGCCGACCTGGTCGGAGATGGGCTCGGACTGGGATGCAGACGCGGGGGCGAAGGTCCTCACCGAATGGATCAAGTGGGGCCACGCCCGGCACTCGCACTTCCTCAAGGCCACGGCCATCGCGGACGCGATCGTCACGGTGGTCAGTGCGCCGCGCGGCGTGCACATCAGTCCTGTCGACGTGAACCCCGAAGCACCACTGGAGAAGCGATGA
- a CDS encoding cytochrome P450: MSLDQIPSVSTVLDDQDPSVPDIIKGTGHLPEMRVDPITLFHRVREECGDIGRFRLADKNVVLVTGGEANEAFFRAPENVLDQAAAYPFMTPIFGKGVVFDASPEERQQMLKNQALRGDMMRGHAQTIEAEIRRMVAGWGDEGEIDLLDFFAELTIYTTSSCLIGKPFRDQLDSSFAAVYHQLEHGTDAIAYVDPYADIENFRLRDEAREQLVAKVQAILDARIARGEVPKEERDLLDVLIAVGMDADYITGIFISMMFAGHHTSSGTASWAMIELLRNPAVMQDVVAELDGLYADGSEVSFQALRSIPVLEATLKETLRLHPPLVILMRLVQEDFELLGHTIPAGTVLAASPRVSNRIEDDFPKADEFDPSRYVDPRQEDLQNRWTWIPFGAGKHRCVGNAFAMMQMKAIFSVILRDFEFEPVQPLDSYRDDVSKMVIQLAQPAKVRYRRRQGGRA, translated from the coding sequence ATGAGTCTCGACCAGATCCCCTCGGTCTCGACCGTCCTGGACGACCAGGACCCGTCGGTGCCCGACATCATCAAGGGCACCGGCCACCTCCCCGAGATGCGGGTCGACCCGATCACCTTGTTCCACCGGGTCCGCGAGGAGTGCGGTGACATCGGCCGGTTCCGGCTGGCCGACAAGAACGTCGTCCTGGTCACGGGTGGCGAGGCCAACGAAGCCTTCTTCCGGGCGCCGGAGAATGTGCTCGACCAGGCCGCGGCGTACCCCTTCATGACCCCGATCTTCGGCAAGGGCGTCGTCTTCGACGCCTCGCCCGAGGAGCGGCAGCAGATGCTGAAGAACCAGGCCCTGCGCGGCGACATGATGCGCGGGCACGCACAGACCATCGAGGCGGAGATCCGCAGGATGGTCGCCGGCTGGGGGGACGAGGGCGAGATCGACCTGCTCGACTTCTTCGCCGAGCTCACGATCTACACGACGTCGTCCTGCCTGATCGGCAAGCCGTTCCGCGACCAGCTCGACAGCTCCTTCGCCGCGGTCTACCACCAGCTCGAGCACGGCACCGATGCGATCGCGTACGTCGACCCGTACGCCGACATCGAGAACTTCCGCCTCCGTGACGAGGCTCGGGAGCAGCTCGTCGCCAAGGTGCAGGCGATCCTCGACGCCCGCATCGCGCGTGGCGAGGTGCCCAAGGAGGAGCGCGACCTGCTCGACGTCCTGATCGCGGTCGGCATGGACGCCGACTACATCACCGGCATCTTCATCTCGATGATGTTCGCCGGGCACCACACGTCCTCGGGTACGGCGTCCTGGGCGATGATCGAGCTGCTCCGCAACCCCGCGGTCATGCAGGACGTCGTCGCCGAGCTCGATGGCCTGTACGCCGACGGGTCCGAGGTGTCCTTCCAGGCGCTGCGCTCCATCCCGGTCCTGGAGGCCACGCTCAAGGAGACCCTGCGCCTGCACCCGCCGCTGGTCATCCTGATGCGACTGGTGCAGGAGGACTTCGAGCTGCTCGGTCACACGATCCCGGCGGGCACCGTCCTGGCCGCCTCGCCGCGGGTGTCGAACCGGATCGAGGACGACTTCCCGAAGGCCGACGAGTTCGACCCGAGCCGCTACGTCGACCCGCGCCAGGAGGACCTCCAGAACCGCTGGACCTGGATCCCGTTCGGCGCCGGCAAGCACCGCTGCGTCGGCAACGCGTTCGCGATGATGCAGATGAAGGCGATCTTCTCGGTGATCCTGCGCGACTTCGAGTTCGAGCCCGTGCAGCCGCTGGACTCCTACCGCGACGACGTCTCCAAGATGGTCATCCAGCTCGCCCAGCCCGCGAAGGTCCGCTACCGCCGGCGCCAAGGTGGTCGAGCGTGA
- a CDS encoding TetR/AcrR family transcriptional regulator: MSSQVFETPRQGLNPRQAETVERLLAAGLEELRAVGHEALTVRTVAVRAGVSTATAYTYLASKNHLFAELFWRHLTADEVRAPQPGATAVERLQATVRVLTSRIREEEALAAAVTPALLGTDPDVARLRLKIGGEFLARFEAALADPDRPGQPADPAVLDVLGMTFIGALLQVGMDLMTYDQFAERLSSAVDTILRGNS; this comes from the coding sequence GTGTCCAGTCAAGTGTTCGAAACCCCGCGACAGGGGCTCAACCCGCGTCAGGCGGAGACCGTCGAGCGATTGCTCGCCGCCGGACTCGAGGAGTTGCGAGCGGTCGGCCACGAGGCGCTGACCGTGCGCACGGTCGCGGTGCGCGCGGGAGTCTCCACTGCGACGGCGTACACGTATCTCGCCTCGAAGAACCATCTCTTCGCCGAGTTGTTCTGGCGGCACCTGACGGCCGACGAGGTGCGCGCCCCCCAGCCGGGCGCCACCGCCGTCGAGCGCCTGCAGGCCACCGTCCGGGTGCTCACGTCCAGGATCCGGGAGGAAGAGGCGCTGGCGGCCGCCGTCACCCCGGCCCTGCTCGGCACCGACCCCGACGTGGCGCGGCTGCGGCTCAAGATCGGTGGCGAGTTCCTGGCCCGCTTCGAGGCTGCCCTGGCGGACCCGGACCGCCCTGGTCAGCCGGCCGATCCGGCCGTCCTCGACGTGCTGGGGATGACCTTCATCGGCGCGCTGCTCCAGGTCGGCATGGACCTGATGACCTACGACCAGTTCGCCGAGCGGCTCTCGTCCGCCGTCGACACGATCCTGCGAGGCAACTCATGA
- a CDS encoding cytochrome P450, with protein MTIALDPYDYDFHEDPYPLYARLRDEAPLFHSEADDFWALTRHADVFDAFRDDATYSNQMGVTLDASAWSPEAHRVMSFLALDGAEQSRIRRLVSAAFTPRRVRELEPEVQRLTEHYLGEALAANADQGEVDWISAVAGRLPMDVISEMMGVPVSDRDEVRRLADLLVHREAGVRDVPPAGMEAAFELFAYYGEMVKQRRAAPSEDLTSALVEAELDGDRLTDNEIIAFLTLMVVAGNETTTKLLGNALFHLSAHPDQQAAVFAPSAGTDLVAPWVEETLRFDTSTQMLARYVTKDVHLHGRTMPAGSKLLLFLGSANRDERVFTRPTDFLISRSKEELSESLSFGTGRHFCLGANLARLEARIVLAELVRRVEGFEVHADRAVRVHSVNVRGFAALPTTFRERSV; from the coding sequence ATGACCATCGCTCTCGACCCCTACGACTACGACTTCCACGAGGACCCGTACCCGCTCTATGCGCGGCTCCGTGACGAAGCCCCGCTCTTCCACAGCGAGGCCGACGACTTCTGGGCGTTGACCCGGCACGCCGACGTCTTCGACGCCTTCCGCGACGACGCCACCTATTCCAACCAGATGGGCGTCACCCTCGACGCGAGCGCGTGGAGTCCCGAGGCACACCGGGTGATGTCGTTCCTGGCTCTGGACGGCGCTGAGCAGTCGCGGATCCGTCGGCTGGTGTCCGCCGCGTTCACGCCGCGACGGGTGCGCGAGCTCGAGCCCGAGGTGCAGCGCCTGACCGAGCACTACCTGGGCGAGGCCCTGGCCGCCAACGCGGACCAGGGTGAGGTCGACTGGATCAGTGCCGTTGCCGGCCGCCTCCCGATGGACGTCATCTCCGAGATGATGGGCGTGCCCGTTTCCGATCGCGACGAGGTACGACGCCTCGCTGATCTGCTGGTGCACCGCGAGGCCGGCGTGAGGGACGTGCCGCCCGCCGGCATGGAAGCCGCGTTCGAGCTCTTCGCCTACTACGGCGAGATGGTGAAGCAGCGCCGCGCTGCCCCGTCGGAGGACCTGACGTCTGCCCTCGTCGAGGCCGAGCTCGACGGCGACCGGCTGACCGACAACGAGATCATCGCGTTCCTGACCCTGATGGTGGTGGCCGGCAACGAGACCACGACCAAGCTGCTCGGCAACGCGCTCTTCCACCTGTCGGCGCACCCGGACCAGCAGGCGGCCGTCTTCGCGCCGTCGGCCGGGACCGACCTGGTCGCACCGTGGGTCGAGGAGACGCTGCGCTTCGACACCTCGACGCAGATGCTCGCCCGCTACGTCACGAAGGACGTGCACCTGCACGGACGGACGATGCCGGCCGGCTCCAAGCTGCTGCTGTTCCTCGGGTCCGCGAACCGTGACGAGCGGGTGTTCACAAGGCCGACCGACTTCCTGATCTCCCGGTCGAAGGAGGAGTTGAGCGAGAGCCTGAGCTTCGGCACCGGACGGCACTTCTGTCTCGGCGCCAACCTGGCGCGACTGGAGGCGCGGATCGTCCTGGCTGAGCTCGTGCGCCGCGTGGAGGGCTTCGAGGTCCACGCCGACCGTGCGGTGCGCGTGCACTCGGTCAACGTGCGCGGGTTCGCCGCGCTGCCGACGACGTTCCGCGAGCGGAGTGTCTGA
- a CDS encoding ferredoxin, with amino-acid sequence MKVIADASVCQGHQLCQGEAPDVFGFDEAADVVVVLEEHPDESRRADVTTAVKYCPAFALSIEEN; translated from the coding sequence ATGAAGGTGATCGCCGACGCCAGCGTCTGCCAGGGCCACCAGCTCTGCCAGGGCGAGGCCCCCGATGTCTTCGGGTTCGACGAGGCCGCCGACGTGGTCGTCGTACTCGAGGAACATCCCGACGAGTCGCGCCGCGCTGATGTCACCACTGCCGTGAAGTACTGCCCTGCCTTCGCCCTGTCGATCGAGGAGAACTGA